One genomic region from Rhizomicrobium palustre encodes:
- a CDS encoding GrlR family regulatory protein encodes MQNGVYRVWYRGPNGRSAGILAFRDGDILGCDGSYASVGRYSVEEGQFVGQMTCTRLDSSNHPDAFPDLDAFTLYLDGRPGEDFATLHASVLGIAEFTLICEFAKVSEL; translated from the coding sequence ATGCAGAACGGCGTATATCGTGTTTGGTACAGAGGCCCCAATGGCCGATCGGCCGGTATTCTGGCTTTTCGTGATGGCGATATTCTGGGCTGCGATGGCAGCTATGCCTCGGTTGGGCGCTATAGCGTGGAAGAAGGCCAGTTTGTCGGGCAAATGACCTGCACCCGATTAGACAGCAGCAATCACCCGGATGCGTTTCCCGATCTTGATGCGTTTACCTTATATCTCGACGGACGGCCGGGCGAAGATTTCGCCACCTTGCATGCCAGCGTGCTCGGGATTGCCGAGTTCACGCTTATTTGCGAATTCGCCAAAGTGAGCGAACTGTGA
- a CDS encoding MFS transporter: MDFTSEGLITPELAPETTHVSPVPVWVMGAGFAPVGIGAAVTLMAMPQLLAARHVPEPTIASLTAFALFPGFVAFLLGPLLDWRLPRKSYAISCYILGGIGLFMALLSTANLTALAFWEFFAMLAISVGSNAVGGWFSSLLSKKDAGTLGAWFTVWNIGVGGATAMAVVPLVRATSLDVGAVVFGVWAAAVVLLLFFLPCKPADGRLARESVTRFAADVAKILKSRLVLWTLLIFLSPVASFALVNVLGGLGHDFSAPEQFVSLLLGLGGIIAGVFGSLLMPVLERWIHPRMLYLALGMVGAVGTALIAGLPHNAGSYGVAVLWENIFQAAGFSVAYAVILRTISQDSPLAATQFSLLSSAICLPLTYMQVVDAQGYAHGGPEGLFLTDAAITGLAALGLFVVFKKFRRFIPAG; encoded by the coding sequence ATGGATTTCACCAGTGAAGGCCTTATCACGCCCGAGTTGGCGCCGGAGACGACTCATGTCAGCCCTGTTCCGGTCTGGGTGATGGGGGCGGGATTCGCCCCGGTCGGGATTGGCGCGGCGGTGACCTTGATGGCCATGCCCCAGCTTCTGGCCGCCCGGCATGTTCCCGAGCCGACTATCGCGTCGCTCACCGCTTTCGCCCTTTTTCCCGGTTTTGTCGCCTTCCTTCTGGGGCCGCTGCTCGATTGGCGCCTGCCACGCAAATCCTATGCGATTAGCTGCTATATTCTGGGCGGCATCGGGCTTTTCATGGCGCTGCTCTCCACCGCCAACCTTACGGCGCTCGCTTTCTGGGAATTCTTCGCCATGCTGGCGATCTCGGTCGGCTCGAACGCGGTGGGCGGCTGGTTCTCCTCGCTGCTTTCCAAGAAAGATGCGGGCACCCTCGGCGCCTGGTTCACGGTTTGGAATATTGGCGTCGGTGGAGCGACCGCGATGGCGGTGGTGCCGCTGGTGCGCGCGACCTCACTTGATGTCGGCGCGGTGGTGTTCGGGGTTTGGGCCGCTGCGGTCGTGCTCTTGCTCTTTTTTCTGCCCTGCAAACCAGCCGATGGCCGCCTGGCGCGCGAGAGCGTCACGCGCTTTGCCGCTGATGTGGCGAAGATTTTGAAATCGCGTCTGGTTTTATGGACGCTGCTAATTTTCCTCTCGCCCGTTGCATCTTTCGCGCTGGTCAATGTCCTGGGCGGGCTGGGGCATGATTTCTCGGCCCCCGAACAATTTGTCAGCCTGCTCTTGGGGCTGGGTGGCATAATCGCGGGCGTGTTTGGCAGTCTTTTGATGCCAGTGCTGGAGCGCTGGATTCATCCGCGCATGCTGTACCTTGCGCTCGGTATGGTGGGAGCTGTGGGCACGGCCTTGATCGCGGGCCTGCCCCATAATGCAGGTAGCTATGGCGTCGCTGTTTTGTGGGAAAACATTTTCCAGGCGGCGGGATTTTCGGTTGCCTATGCCGTGATCCTTCGCACCATCAGCCAGGATAGTCCTTTGGCCGCGACCCAGTTTTCGCTTCTGTCTTCGGCCATTTGTTTGCCGCTCACCTATATGCAAGTCGTTGATGCGCAAGGCTATGCGCATGGCGGGCCGGAGGGACTGTTCTTGACCGATGCGGCCATCACCGGCCTTGCTGCGCTTGGCCTCTTTGTGGTGTTCAAGAAATTCCGGCGATTTATTCCGGCGGGCTGA
- a CDS encoding DUF4337 family protein, translating into MHDAPLEAHEHTEHLAHEGHAPDRFVSRLAVLVAAFAVFAAVAGNLEAIETAKALGSTGEATLAQDEATDAWSEYQADSVKKHLYTVAAALNPAKASDYVKQAKDETAKQDAIKTRAKKFEEERSKLVAEAHAHEERHHWLSGAATLFEIAIALTTVSLVTRKNWLWQAASVLGIVGAALGAVAFL; encoded by the coding sequence ATGCACGACGCACCGCTGGAAGCCCATGAGCATACCGAACATCTCGCCCATGAAGGCCATGCGCCGGATCGCTTTGTCTCGCGCCTCGCGGTTTTGGTAGCGGCGTTCGCGGTTTTCGCGGCGGTGGCGGGCAACCTGGAAGCCATCGAAACCGCCAAGGCGCTTGGCTCCACCGGCGAAGCCACGCTGGCGCAGGATGAAGCCACAGATGCCTGGTCGGAATATCAGGCCGACAGCGTGAAGAAGCATCTTTATACCGTGGCTGCCGCCCTGAACCCCGCGAAGGCTTCCGATTATGTGAAGCAGGCCAAAGACGAAACCGCCAAGCAGGACGCGATTAAAACGCGCGCGAAGAAATTCGAAGAGGAGCGCAGCAAGCTCGTCGCCGAAGCGCACGCGCATGAAGAGCGTCATCACTGGCTTTCGGGCGCAGCCACATTGTTCGAAATCGCTATCGCGCTGACCACGGTGTCGCTGGTCACCCGCAAGAACTGGCTGTGGCAAGCCGCCAGCGTGCTGGGCATCGTGGGTGCGGCGCTGGGAGCGGTGGCGTTTCTTTAG
- a CDS encoding HK97 family phage prohead protease, with translation MTLITSVRRPLTRRSVPARLSSLKEDEFEGYASLFGVADGGGDVVLPGAFATSLRRRPAEKIRMLYQHSASEPLGVWVDIKEDARGLKVRGRLVLDVVRAREVRALFAEGALNGLSIGFRTIRARKDPGTGHRLLSEIELWEISVVTFPLLAGSLVTAVGASYGS, from the coding sequence ATGACCTTGATTACCTCCGTGCGGCGCCCGCTGACGCGCCGCTCTGTGCCCGCGCGCCTCTCCTCGCTGAAGGAGGATGAGTTCGAAGGCTATGCCTCGCTTTTCGGGGTTGCCGATGGCGGCGGCGATGTGGTGCTGCCCGGCGCCTTCGCCACCAGCCTGCGCCGCCGCCCGGCGGAGAAAATCCGTATGCTCTATCAGCATTCGGCTTCGGAGCCCTTGGGTGTCTGGGTGGACATCAAGGAGGATGCGCGCGGCCTCAAAGTGCGCGGGCGTCTGGTGCTTGATGTGGTGCGGGCCCGCGAAGTGCGGGCGCTGTTCGCCGAGGGCGCGCTCAACGGCCTCTCCATTGGCTTTCGCACCATCCGCGCCAGGAAAGATCCTGGTACGGGCCATCGCCTTCTGAGCGAAATCGAGCTTTGGGAAATCTCGGTCGTGACCTTCCCCCTGCTCGCCGGATCCCTGGTCACGGCCGTGGGAGCTTCCTATGGATCTTGA
- a CDS encoding phage portal protein: protein MLNLFSRFAAEKKAAPHAASPFIALSMIGAPRWSGRDFTSAAREGVIANAVAYRCVRMIAEAAASVPWLLYEGTSEIAAHPLLSLLARPNPHEEGTALFERWYGFLQCAGDSYLEAVSASGSLRELYVLRPDRVVLVADARGWPIAYDYTIEGRTLRLARDATGFLPVLHAKLFHPLDDHYGLSPLAPAGTALDVHNGGAAWTKALLDNAARPSGALVYKGPDGAVLSDEQFSRLKRELDESYTGSANAGRPMVLEGGLDWRSMSYSPAELDFANSRAVAAREIALAFGVPPMLLGIPGDNTYANYREANLVFWRQTVLPLVARTARALTGWLAPRFGENLRLSYDVDAVEALALEREAVWNRLADASFLTLNEKRAAAGYSPVSGGDVF, encoded by the coding sequence ATGCTGAATTTGTTTTCCCGCTTTGCTGCCGAAAAGAAAGCGGCGCCGCATGCTGCCTCGCCCTTCATCGCGCTCTCTATGATAGGGGCGCCGCGCTGGAGCGGGCGGGACTTCACCTCGGCTGCTCGCGAAGGTGTGATCGCCAATGCGGTTGCCTATCGCTGTGTGCGGATGATCGCAGAAGCCGCCGCCTCTGTTCCTTGGTTGCTTTATGAAGGGACGAGCGAGATCGCGGCGCATCCTTTGCTGTCCTTGCTCGCAAGGCCGAACCCGCATGAAGAGGGCACCGCCCTGTTCGAGCGCTGGTATGGTTTTCTGCAATGCGCGGGCGATTCGTATCTGGAGGCGGTGAGCGCTTCGGGCAGTTTGCGCGAACTCTATGTTTTGCGGCCGGATCGAGTCGTTCTAGTGGCTGATGCGCGCGGCTGGCCTATTGCTTACGACTATACAATTGAGGGCCGCACCCTGCGCCTGGCCCGTGATGCCACCGGCTTCCTGCCCGTTCTGCATGCCAAGCTGTTTCATCCGCTTGATGATCATTATGGGCTTTCGCCGCTCGCCCCCGCGGGCACCGCGCTCGATGTGCATAATGGCGGTGCGGCCTGGACCAAGGCACTGCTCGACAATGCGGCGCGGCCTTCGGGGGCGCTGGTCTATAAAGGCCCCGACGGCGCGGTCTTGAGCGATGAGCAATTCTCCAGGCTGAAGCGCGAGCTCGATGAGAGCTATACCGGCTCTGCCAATGCCGGGCGCCCCATGGTGCTGGAAGGCGGGCTTGATTGGCGCAGCATGAGCTATTCGCCAGCCGAGCTTGATTTCGCCAATTCGCGTGCGGTCGCGGCGCGGGAGATCGCGCTGGCCTTCGGGGTGCCGCCGATGCTGCTCGGCATTCCGGGCGACAACACCTATGCCAATTATCGCGAGGCCAATCTCGTCTTCTGGCGCCAGACGGTTTTGCCTTTGGTGGCGCGCACCGCCCGCGCGCTCACGGGATGGCTCGCCCCGCGCTTCGGCGAAAATCTGCGCCTCAGCTATGACGTCGACGCGGTGGAAGCCTTGGCCTTGGAGCGCGAGGCGGTGTGGAACCGCCTCGCCGATGCGAGCTTCCTCACCCTCAACGAAAAACGCGCCGCGGCGGGCTATTCGCCGGTCAGTGGCGGAGATGTGTTCTAA
- a CDS encoding VOC family protein, whose translation MHVNAYLFFNGRCAEALEFYAKAVGAKTLLTMPFKSMPNAEGHISPEMADQIMHAEFKLGDTTIFASDGMPDNAKPHGGYALTISAASVEEAERMFNALGEGGSVYMPLGETFFAERFGSFADKFGIDWMVIFEGKKAP comes from the coding sequence ATGCACGTCAACGCGTATCTCTTCTTCAACGGCCGTTGTGCCGAAGCGCTGGAGTTTTATGCCAAGGCTGTGGGGGCCAAGACGCTGCTCACCATGCCTTTCAAGTCGATGCCCAATGCCGAAGGCCATATCAGCCCGGAGATGGCTGATCAGATCATGCATGCCGAATTCAAGCTCGGTGACACCACAATCTTTGCCTCAGATGGCATGCCGGATAACGCCAAACCGCATGGCGGCTATGCCCTCACCATTTCCGCGGCCAGCGTCGAGGAAGCCGAGCGGATGTTCAACGCGTTGGGCGAAGGCGGCTCCGTTTATATGCCGCTCGGCGAGACCTTTTTTGCCGAACGCTTTGGCTCTTTCGCCGATAAGTTCGGCATCGATTGGATGGTGATTTTCGAAGGCAAGAAGGCGCCCTGA
- a CDS encoding ArsR/SmtB family transcription factor, whose product MSDRLSATFAALSDPTRRAMLARLALREMSVSELAEPFDMSLPAISKHLKVLEKAGLVSRGKEAQWRPCRLEAEALKPVDEWLAHYRALWEARLDRLDAYLTELQAATKEKKRGRRKA is encoded by the coding sequence ATGTCCGATCGTCTGAGTGCCACCTTCGCAGCGCTTTCCGATCCCACCCGCCGGGCCATGCTGGCGCGGCTGGCGTTGAGAGAGATGAGCGTGTCGGAGCTGGCCGAGCCTTTCGACATGTCGCTGCCGGCCATCTCCAAACATCTCAAGGTGCTGGAAAAGGCGGGGCTGGTGTCGCGCGGGAAGGAAGCGCAATGGCGCCCCTGCCGCCTGGAAGCTGAAGCCTTGAAGCCGGTGGATGAATGGCTCGCCCATTACCGCGCGCTGTGGGAGGCGCGCCTGGATCGCCTCGACGCCTATCTCACCGAATTGCAAGCCGCAACCAAGGAGAAGAAACGTGGACGCCGCAAAGCTTGA
- a CDS encoding VOC family protein, which translates to MPKITPFLWFDTEAEEAARYYTAIFPNSKITEITHYGEGGPRPKGMVMTVVFELDGKPFVALNGGPQYSFTNAVSLLVDCADQKEIDYYWEKLTAGGKEIACGWLSDKYGLPWQIAPKDFGRFFPKDNPAKANAAMQAMMGMVKIDLAAMQKAFDEA; encoded by the coding sequence ATGCCAAAAATCACACCCTTCTTATGGTTCGATACAGAAGCCGAAGAGGCCGCGCGCTACTACACTGCGATCTTCCCCAATTCGAAGATCACCGAAATCACCCATTACGGCGAAGGGGGGCCGCGCCCCAAAGGCATGGTGATGACGGTGGTGTTCGAGCTCGATGGCAAGCCCTTCGTCGCACTGAATGGCGGCCCGCAATATTCCTTCACCAATGCGGTCTCACTTCTGGTCGATTGCGCCGATCAAAAGGAGATCGATTACTATTGGGAAAAGCTGACGGCGGGCGGCAAGGAAATCGCCTGCGGCTGGCTCAGCGATAAATATGGCCTGCCCTGGCAGATCGCGCCCAAGGATTTCGGGCGATTTTTCCCGAAAGACAATCCGGCCAAGGCCAATGCGGCGATGCAAGCCATGATGGGCATGGTCAAAATCGATCTTGCCGCGATGCAAAAGGCCTTCGACGAGGCTTGA
- a CDS encoding DNA-packaging protein — translation MLRLNAAWLSLLTPALVQEVIDSLSKEEIEILLQWWHFWAPQESQLPPDGDWRIWLFLGGRGAGKTRAGAEWIGEGVRTRTMRRIGLVGATFHDARAVMVEGNSGLLSVSNGAVFEPSNRRIKWKNGAIADVISAEEPDYVRGHQFDAVWADEFCKWAEPQQGLDMILMALRLGTDPRMLVTTTPRAIPAMKALMVMPDVVKTHAKTADNAGNLAPSFLAGLELRFAGTRLGRQELEGELIEDNESALFKRDWIEAARLRAAPELCRIVVAVDPPCSVAGDECGIVVVGKDEANDAYVLADRSVSGMSSAGWANAVAEAYLAFKADAIIAEANQGGDMVKQVLVDALPEAPVKLVYATRGKRTRAVPAAALYEQGRVHHIGAFPELEDQMVQFDGTGQSPDRMDALVWAIAHLFPLIRANPKARVV, via the coding sequence TTGCTGAGATTGAACGCCGCCTGGCTCAGCTTGTTAACGCCCGCCTTGGTACAGGAGGTGATCGATAGCCTGTCAAAGGAGGAGATAGAGATCCTCCTGCAGTGGTGGCATTTTTGGGCGCCGCAAGAATCCCAGCTTCCGCCCGATGGCGATTGGCGCATCTGGCTTTTTCTCGGCGGGCGTGGCGCGGGCAAGACGCGGGCCGGGGCCGAATGGATCGGCGAAGGTGTGCGCACCAGAACCATGCGCCGCATCGGCCTTGTCGGGGCGACGTTTCACGACGCCCGCGCGGTGATGGTGGAAGGCAACAGCGGCCTGCTCTCGGTCAGCAACGGTGCGGTGTTCGAACCTTCCAATCGGCGCATCAAATGGAAAAATGGCGCGATCGCAGATGTGATCTCCGCCGAAGAGCCCGATTACGTCCGCGGTCATCAATTCGATGCGGTGTGGGCGGATGAATTCTGCAAATGGGCCGAACCTCAACAAGGTCTCGACATGATCTTGATGGCGCTGCGCCTCGGCACGGATCCGCGCATGCTGGTCACCACCACGCCGCGCGCCATTCCGGCCATGAAGGCGCTGATGGTCATGCCGGATGTGGTCAAAACCCATGCCAAAACCGCCGATAACGCCGGCAATCTCGCGCCCAGTTTTCTGGCCGGGCTGGAGCTGCGTTTTGCCGGCACCCGCCTTGGCCGCCAGGAGCTTGAAGGCGAGCTGATCGAGGATAATGAGAGCGCCCTGTTCAAGCGCGATTGGATCGAGGCGGCGCGGCTGCGCGCGGCGCCGGAGCTTTGCCGCATCGTGGTCGCGGTCGATCCGCCCTGCTCTGTGGCGGGCGATGAATGCGGCATCGTCGTGGTCGGCAAGGATGAAGCGAACGATGCCTATGTGCTGGCCGACCGCTCCGTCTCGGGCATGTCGTCGGCAGGCTGGGCCAATGCCGTGGCCGAGGCCTATCTCGCTTTCAAGGCCGACGCCATCATCGCCGAAGCCAATCAGGGCGGCGATATGGTGAAACAGGTGCTGGTCGATGCCTTGCCGGAAGCGCCGGTGAAGCTGGTTTATGCCACGCGCGGCAAGCGGACCCGGGCTGTTCCCGCTGCCGCGCTTTATGAGCAGGGCAGGGTGCATCACATCGGCGCCTTCCCGGAATTGGAAGATCAGATGGTGCAGTTCGATGGCACGGGCCAAAGCCCCGACCGCATGGATGCGCTGGTCTGGGCCATTGCCCATCTCTTCCCGCTCATCCGCGCCAATCCGAAGGCACGGGTGGTGTGA
- a CDS encoding MarR family winged helix-turn-helix transcriptional regulator — protein sequence MAKGKPVPFETTLHVRDTCLCLHVQRAARSLARRFDEALRPAGITSGQFSLMMSLNRPAPPTMKDVAELLAMDRTTLTAALKVVERNGWVKIMPDRSDKRSKRLSLTAEGEAVLARAVPIWKATHAEIDAALPDGGEALRAGLMALV from the coding sequence ATGGCCAAAGGCAAGCCCGTCCCGTTCGAAACCACCCTGCATGTTCGTGACACCTGTCTGTGTCTGCATGTGCAACGAGCCGCGCGCAGCTTAGCACGTCGCTTTGATGAAGCCTTGCGCCCGGCAGGCATTACCTCGGGGCAATTTTCCCTGATGATGAGCCTGAACCGCCCCGCGCCGCCGACCATGAAAGATGTGGCCGAGCTTTTGGCGATGGATCGCACCACACTCACCGCCGCGCTGAAAGTGGTCGAGCGCAATGGCTGGGTGAAAATCATGCCCGACAGAAGTGATAAGCGCAGCAAACGGTTGTCGCTGACCGCCGAGGGCGAAGCGGTGCTGGCGCGCGCCGTGCCAATCTGGAAAGCCACCCACGCCGAAATCGACGCCGCCTTGCCCGACGGCGGAGAGGCCTTGCGGGCGGGATTGATGGCGCTGGTGTAA
- a CDS encoding SRPBCC domain-containing protein, which yields MDAAKLDLEKRSLIVSRVFDAPRQMVFDAFTDPAHLAHWWGPKGFTITTHRFEFRKGGVWRLTMHGPDGRDYENYVTFEEVTPPSRLVMHYGTAEEEQSPTHHDTTITFEDLGGRTKLTLFMVFPTAEQRDMVVRDYKAEEGGNQTLGRLAEFLEADLFVISRVFKAPRPLVWKMYTEIEHLKNWWGPKGFEWLGGTIDLKPGGMFHYGMKAPNGSEMWGRFIFHEIKPIERLTYVNSFSDAQGGITRAPFFDNWPLEVFNVMTLEEEGEATRMTLRGAPINAREDERARFKSHHASMQQGFGASFQALEDYLAKQKS from the coding sequence GTGGACGCCGCAAAGCTTGATTTGGAAAAGCGCAGTCTCATTGTCAGCCGTGTATTCGATGCGCCGCGGCAAATGGTTTTCGATGCCTTCACAGATCCGGCGCATCTGGCGCACTGGTGGGGGCCGAAAGGCTTCACCATCACCACGCATCGGTTTGAATTTCGCAAAGGCGGCGTCTGGCGACTGACCATGCATGGGCCGGATGGGCGCGATTACGAAAACTATGTCACCTTTGAAGAGGTCACGCCGCCGTCTCGACTGGTGATGCATTATGGCACCGCAGAAGAGGAGCAATCGCCTACCCATCACGACACCACCATCACCTTCGAAGATCTTGGTGGGCGCACCAAGCTGACGCTGTTCATGGTTTTCCCGACGGCGGAACAGCGCGATATGGTGGTGCGCGACTACAAGGCCGAAGAGGGTGGCAATCAGACCCTTGGCCGTCTCGCCGAATTCCTCGAGGCCGATCTGTTTGTGATTTCCCGCGTCTTCAAGGCGCCGCGGCCCCTGGTATGGAAGATGTATACCGAGATCGAGCACTTAAAGAACTGGTGGGGGCCGAAAGGTTTCGAATGGCTCGGCGGCACGATCGATCTGAAGCCGGGCGGGATGTTTCACTATGGCATGAAAGCGCCGAACGGGTCTGAGATGTGGGGCCGCTTCATCTTTCACGAGATCAAGCCTATCGAGCGCCTCACTTACGTGAACAGTTTCTCCGACGCACAAGGCGGCATCACGCGCGCGCCTTTCTTCGATAACTGGCCGCTGGAAGTTTTCAATGTGATGACCTTGGAAGAAGAGGGCGAAGCGACGCGCATGACCTTGCGCGGCGCCCCCATCAACGCGCGCGAAGACGAACGCGCCCGCTTCAAATCCCATCACGCTTCGATGCAGCAAGGCTTTGGTGCCAGCTTCCAGGCGCTGGAGGATTATCTGGCGAAGCAGAAGTCGTAA